One genomic window of Longimicrobiaceae bacterium includes the following:
- a CDS encoding UpxY family transcription antiterminator — MHGSTFPGFGAPVCRFERDQTSREPHWYACYTRGRHEKRVEALLRERGVEGYLPVIRALRKWKDRMKLVDWPLFPSYVFGRFAPDDLSRVLATRGVVEVVRVGGRPLTIPEEEIENVRRFASALSSAGVEPEPEPFLEKGQEVRVCEGPFTGVVGVVVETSRGRRVLVGVRGIGMGFAVDVNARHLQPVSDHARSSAA; from the coding sequence ATGCATGGTTCGACCTTCCCGGGCTTCGGCGCTCCTGTCTGCCGATTCGAAAGGGACCAAACGAGCAGAGAGCCGCACTGGTACGCCTGCTACACTCGGGGACGGCACGAGAAGAGGGTGGAAGCCCTGCTCCGGGAGCGGGGGGTCGAAGGCTACCTGCCCGTGATCCGCGCCCTGCGGAAGTGGAAGGACCGCATGAAGCTCGTCGACTGGCCGCTGTTCCCCAGCTACGTCTTCGGACGCTTCGCCCCCGATGACCTGTCGCGGGTGCTGGCGACCCGCGGCGTGGTCGAGGTCGTCCGCGTGGGCGGCCGCCCGCTCACGATCCCCGAGGAGGAGATCGAGAACGTGCGCCGCTTCGCGAGCGCCCTGAGCTCTGCCGGGGTGGAGCCCGAGCCGGAGCCCTTCCTGGAGAAGGGACAGGAGGTGCGGGTGTGCGAGGGGCCGTTCACGGGTGTCGTCGGGGTGGTGGTGGAAACCAGCCGCGGGCGGCGGGTGCTCGTGGGTGTGCGGGGGATCGGGATGGGCTTCGCGGTGGACGTAAACGCCCGGCACCTGCAGCCGGTCTCCGACCATGCCCGCAGCTCCGCCGCCTGA
- the sbnA gene encoding 2,3-diaminopropionate biosynthesis protein SbnA, with protein sequence MQTQAGSSRATEAEDRFAPGAPDGGALAAIGSTPLVPLTGSAAGTRLRVFAKLEGANPGGSAKDRPALAIIRAGVEAGAIRPGTVVVESSSGNMGIGLAQACRYLGLRFVCVVDVRTTAQHISILRAYGAEVDVVTEPDPATGEFLPARLQRVRRLLDFFPSSFWPDQFSNEANPAAHRQGTMREIAAALAGGVDYLFCATSTCGTLRGCSDYARANGLRTHIVAVDALGSVIFGGLPARRRIPGLGSGLLPDIFRPGCADGHVHVDDLDCVRGCRRLVEREALLVGGSSGGVFTAFERMQAEIPDGATCVLVFCDRGERYLDTIFSDPWVLEHFGDVLSPACGGASRLAAAAASRG encoded by the coding sequence ATGCAAACACAGGCTGGGAGCTCGCGCGCCACGGAGGCGGAGGACCGCTTCGCGCCCGGGGCACCGGACGGGGGGGCGCTGGCCGCGATCGGGTCCACCCCGCTTGTCCCGTTGACGGGATCCGCGGCCGGCACGAGGCTGCGGGTCTTCGCCAAGCTGGAGGGCGCAAACCCCGGGGGGAGCGCCAAGGACCGCCCAGCGCTGGCCATCATCCGGGCCGGCGTGGAGGCCGGCGCCATCCGGCCGGGGACGGTCGTGGTGGAGTCGAGCTCCGGAAACATGGGGATCGGGCTGGCGCAGGCGTGCCGCTACCTCGGGCTGCGCTTCGTCTGCGTGGTCGACGTCCGCACCACCGCCCAGCACATCTCCATCCTGCGGGCGTACGGCGCCGAGGTGGACGTGGTCACCGAGCCGGATCCCGCCACCGGGGAGTTCCTCCCGGCACGGCTCCAGCGCGTGCGTCGGCTCCTGGACTTCTTCCCCAGCTCGTTCTGGCCGGACCAGTTCTCCAACGAGGCCAATCCTGCGGCGCACCGCCAGGGCACCATGCGCGAGATCGCCGCCGCGCTGGCCGGTGGGGTGGACTACCTCTTCTGCGCCACCAGCACCTGCGGCACCCTGCGCGGCTGCAGCGACTACGCCCGGGCCAACGGGCTGCGGACACACATCGTGGCCGTGGACGCACTGGGGAGCGTGATCTTCGGCGGGCTCCCCGCCAGGCGGCGGATCCCGGGGCTGGGCTCCGGGCTGCTGCCGGACATCTTCCGCCCGGGGTGCGCGGACGGGCACGTGCACGTGGACGACCTGGACTGCGTGCGTGGCTGCCGGCGCCTGGTGGAGCGCGAGGCGCTGCTGGTGGGCGGGTCCTCCGGGGGGGTCTTCACCGCTTTCGAGCGGATGCAGGCGGAGATCCCGGACGGGGCCACCTGCGTGCTCGTCTTCTGTGACCGCGGCGAGCGCTACCTGGACACCATCTTCAGCGACCCCTGGGTCCTGGAGCACTTCGGTGACGTGCTCTCCCCCGCGTGCGGCGGCGCCTCCCGGCTCGCCGCCGCGGCCGCATCCCGCGGATGA